The window TATAAATTCCAACTGCCAAATAATGATAAAAACGTTCAACTGCCTTCTTCGCCCAATCATCCCCCTGTTCGGCTAATGCAAAAACTGCTTCGCCTGATAAAGCTTGATCGCCGCTTAAGCCTTTTTGCTCTGATACTGTTTTTGCCATCACAACCGCTGACCCATAATGGCTAAATTCCTGATCATCTTGAAGTAGCATCATCCCAAATTCACCGCCAAATAAATGTCGTCCTTCTCGAATTTTTCCATCAACAATAACGGCTCCACCAATCCCAGTTCCCAACACAACGAAAAGTACATCCTGACATCCTTTTGCTGCACCTTGCCAAACTTCAGCTAGCCCCGCACAATTGGCATCATTTTCAATGGCCACAGGTATCCCAAAGCTTTTTTCTAAGACATCACAAATCGGAAATCCTGCCATAAAAGGTAATGCACTAGCAACTTCAATCCGTCTAGCCGACTTATTTACTACACCCGGGCAACTAAAACCTACACCAGTTAGCTCATAATTTTGACTTAATTGTTCTTTAATTACAAGCAATGTCGCTTCCATATCCACCCAGTTTTTTGGAGTCGGTACACTGCCTTGCTCCTTAATCATTTCTTGATCCCACACACCGAACTTAATAGACGTTCCACCAATATCTATTGCTAATAGCCCCATTTTTATACTCCTTATCTCTGTTTTTAATTACAATGTCCGTTTAATTTCTCCGGTAACAATCTGATGGCACAATTCATGGCTAAGCAACGTAGACTCTGTTGAAACAGGATTTTCACCATTAGGAATGCTTGCAATAAAAGTCCGAATTAAAGGCGCAAAACCGCGTTTTTCCAAAGT is drawn from Carnobacterium gallinarum DSM 4847 and contains these coding sequences:
- a CDS encoding ROK family protein gives rise to the protein MGLLAIDIGGTSIKFGVWDQEMIKEQGSVPTPKNWVDMEATLLVIKEQLSQNYELTGVGFSCPGVVNKSARRIEVASALPFMAGFPICDVLEKSFGIPVAIENDANCAGLAEVWQGAAKGCQDVLFVVLGTGIGGAVIVDGKIREGRHLFGGEFGMMLLQDDQEFSHYGSAVVMAKTVSEQKGLSGDQALSGEAVFALAEQGDDWAKKAVERFYHYLAVGIYNLAYCFDPEKIILGGGVSAKPDLISAIEAKIQVIRDRTPYATFMPDLAPCMFQNDANLIGAVANFIQAKNEAESV